In Niallia sp. FSL W8-0635, one genomic interval encodes:
- a CDS encoding YaaC family protein, with protein MSNFYKDWSSFSCFFSAEYSQNFLKKCYRILHISDIESKSYQNCYPFMYFLEHGKLYYQQAKNAPLSIQPILLFYGLVHLIKACLLTIDPSYPNTTSVLAHGVSTRKLKKQQYLFFQDEVKIQKNGLFTYMAEKMFHCKNLEGEKVKMEYLLNQIPELSTLFQALEGKSTFIQAKYHHPLLVIPKQILDLYFMNANHFIKYLERNHGIQIEEVEENKKELGIRLLEPIYGNKFIHWDSREKSNVLSTDKEITCFSNELLSHYLILYNLSMIARYEIEWWSELLKTMPNKDYPFIESFLLIAAEKGPQLVYQFLENLANS; from the coding sequence ATGTCCAATTTTTATAAAGACTGGAGCTCTTTTAGTTGTTTTTTTTCCGCAGAATACAGCCAAAATTTTCTAAAAAAATGCTATCGTATTTTACATATATCCGATATAGAATCAAAAAGCTATCAAAATTGCTATCCCTTCATGTACTTTTTAGAACATGGAAAATTATACTACCAGCAAGCAAAGAACGCTCCTTTGAGTATTCAGCCCATCCTCTTATTTTATGGCCTAGTTCATTTAATAAAAGCATGTTTACTTACAATTGATCCAAGTTATCCAAACACAACTTCTGTTTTAGCACATGGCGTTTCAACAAGAAAACTTAAAAAGCAACAATACTTATTTTTTCAAGACGAAGTAAAGATTCAAAAAAATGGGCTGTTTACTTATATGGCAGAAAAAATGTTTCACTGTAAAAACCTTGAAGGAGAAAAAGTGAAAATGGAATACCTTTTAAATCAAATTCCTGAATTATCAACTTTGTTTCAGGCATTAGAAGGGAAATCCACTTTCATACAAGCGAAGTATCATCACCCACTTTTAGTCATTCCAAAACAAATATTAGATTTATACTTTATGAATGCTAATCATTTTATAAAGTATCTTGAAAGGAATCATGGAATTCAGATAGAGGAAGTGGAGGAAAATAAAAAAGAGTTGGGCATTCGGCTTTTAGAACCTATCTATGGGAATAAATTCATTCATTGGGATAGCAGGGAAAAATCAAATGTTCTTTCTACCGATAAAGAAATAACTTGTTTTTCAAATGAACTATTAAGTCATTATTTAATTTTATATAACCTAAGTATGATTGCTAGATATGAAATTGAATGGTGGAGTGAATTATTAAAAACAATGCCAAATAAAGATTATCCCTTTATTGAATCCTTTTTACTAATAGCTGCAGAAAAAGGTCCTCAGTTGGTTTATCAATTTTTAGAAAATCTAGCAAATAGCTAA